One window from the genome of Clostridia bacterium encodes:
- a CDS encoding sulfite exporter TauE/SafE family protein — protein MTPDASFFLLLAGVAGGVLGGMGLGGGTLLIPLLTIGLGMNPELAAWLNLVTFVPMSVAALIVHSKNGLVSLKDALFLLIPALAGAVTGSLFLRGIGGKFGRNSFGWFLIALGSVSLFCALVKRLRGKE, from the coding sequence ATGACGCCCGATGCTTCTTTCTTTTTGCTCCTTGCGGGGGTCGCGGGCGGCGTCCTCGGAGGTATGGGGCTCGGCGGGGGAACGCTTCTGATCCCTCTTTTGACGATCGGACTCGGCATGAATCCGGAGCTTGCGGCGTGGCTGAATCTCGTGACGTTCGTCCCGATGTCCGTCGCCGCGCTGATCGTCCATTCGAAAAACGGACTCGTCTCTTTGAAAGACGCTCTCTTCCTCTTGATCCCCGCGCTTGCGGGCGCAGTTACGGGGAGTTTGTTTTTGCGTGGGATAGGCGGAAAATTCGGGAGGAATTCTTTCGGATGGTTTTTGATCGCGCTCGGTTCGGTTTCCCTCTTTTGCGCTCT